The sequence CCATTTTGGGGTCTTCGAGTTGGTCGCAAATCGCAACCCTTTCCCCTGCCCTGACCAGTTTGGGCAAATACGTATCGAGGGCATGGTAGGGAAAACCAGCCAATTCTATTTCAGAAGCCGAACCATTAGCGCGTTTGGTCAGGGTAATGTCTAAAATGCGTGCCGCCTTGATAGCGTCCTGACCGAAGGTTTCGTAAAAATCGCCTACCCGAAAAAGCAGAATCGCCGTAGGGTGTTTGCGCTTGATTTGCTCATATTGGCGCATCAGAGGCGTAGGCGCGGGTTTTTCGCTCTTTTTGGGCTGATTATTCAAATAATCTTCAAACATCATCATAAAACTATACCATCAATAAATAAAAAACAAAATCGCCGACGAAAAAGGCACAACATCGAAGCGATAAGCAAAGCTACATCTTTTATGTGAAAAATGCCCTAATTTGTTTCAATCTCACTGCGGACAAGGCAGTGCCTTGTTCCTACATTTGCACCTAATTTTTAGAATTTAATATCACTGCACCTCCCCCTCCTTTTTCAAACTTGCCGCTTTTGGCAAGGGCATTTTCAAAAATATTCTCTAACTTTGGCTACACAACTCAAAAGCGTATGATACGCGCCCGTTTCTGATGCAAGACTACACGCTCCCCAAACTCCTATTCATCGACCGCGACGGCACACTCATCAAAGAACCTGCCGACGAACAAATTGATAGCTTAGAAAAGCTCGAATTATTGCCCAAAATGATTCAGTCTTTACTCCACCTTCAAAAAGATGCGTCCTACCGCTTTTTGATGGTTACCAATCAAGACGGCTTAGGCACAGCGTCCTTTCCCGAACCGACCTTTTGGCAACCTCACCAAAAGTTGATGGGCATTTTAGAGGGCGAAGGCATCTTTTTCGAGGAGGTTTTGATAGACAAGACCTTTCCCCACCAAAACGCACCCACACGCAAGCCGCGCACAGGATTGGTAGAAGCCTACCTCGATGCAGAGAAATACGACTTAGCAAATTCTTTTACGATTGGCGATAGATTTACCGACATAGAATTTGCCAAAAATATAGGCTGCAAGGGCATTTTTATCAGCCCCGACCCCACACGCGACCGCCTGCGCCTTGCGCAAGAGCGTCCCGATTTAGTGCCTTTTTGCGCTTGTATGGTAGAAAATTGGGCTGAAATTGTAGCTTTTTTAGAAAGCCAAAAAGGGCGCGAGGCTACCCTTGAAAGAAAGACCTCCGAAACGCAAATCCGCCTCACCTTAGATTTAGACGGCGAAGGAAAGGCAAGCATACAAACGGGCGTAGGCTTTTTCGACCACATGCTCGAACAAATTGCCAAGCACGGACGCTTCAATCTGCACCTACAAGCACAAGGCGACCTGCACATAGAAGCGCACCACCTTATCGAAGATGTAGGAATTGCCTTAGGCATGGCTTTCAAAAAGGCGTTAGGCGATAAAAAGGGCATCAATCGTTACGGTTTTTTTATCCTGCCGATGGACGAGGTACGTGCCGAAGCTATCTTAGATTTGAGTGGAAGGGCGGCTTTTGTTTGGTCTGTCCCCCTCAAAAGGGAAATGATTGGCAACTTTCCGATGGAAATGGTAGCCCATTTTTTCAAATCCTTTTCCGACCAAGCCGCCTGCAATTTACACCTGCAAGCGCAAGGCGAAAACGACCACCACTTGGTAGAAGGCATCTTCAAAGCCTTTGCAAAAGCCTTAAAAATTGCCGTTTCTAAGAGCGGCTATGCAGATTTGCCCTCTACAAAAGGCGTTTTGTAGCAAAAAATCCGACAAGCAACCCCAAAAGGCTCACCGTTTTTTAGGGCTTAACCTCTTTATCGCAGCTCAAAAAAATTATAGATATGATACTCATCGCCGATAGTGGTGCTTCAAAGACAGATTGGCGGCTAATTTTGAGTCCTACTCAAATTGTACCGCTAAAAAGTAGTGGTTGGAGTCCGTATTTTATGGAAAGTGCCGAAATGATTGCCGACGGAAAGGCGCAACTTTTGCCCAAAATGGAC comes from Hugenholtzia roseola DSM 9546 and encodes:
- the hisB gene encoding bifunctional histidinol-phosphatase/imidazoleglycerol-phosphate dehydratase HisB — protein: MQDYTLPKLLFIDRDGTLIKEPADEQIDSLEKLELLPKMIQSLLHLQKDASYRFLMVTNQDGLGTASFPEPTFWQPHQKLMGILEGEGIFFEEVLIDKTFPHQNAPTRKPRTGLVEAYLDAEKYDLANSFTIGDRFTDIEFAKNIGCKGIFISPDPTRDRLRLAQERPDLVPFCACMVENWAEIVAFLESQKGREATLERKTSETQIRLTLDLDGEGKASIQTGVGFFDHMLEQIAKHGRFNLHLQAQGDLHIEAHHLIEDVGIALGMAFKKALGDKKGINRYGFFILPMDEVRAEAILDLSGRAAFVWSVPLKREMIGNFPMEMVAHFFKSFSDQAACNLHLQAQGENDHHLVEGIFKAFAKALKIAVSKSGYADLPSTKGVL